The Hevea brasiliensis isolate MT/VB/25A 57/8 chromosome 9, ASM3005281v1, whole genome shotgun sequence nucleotide sequence TTTATCTCTTCTTATTGCTGTCCAGATTTTGGATGTTCTTCTAGCAGGGCTTTGCTCGgagaaattattaggtgcacTCAGTGTACATATATCATCTAATAAGTAGACCTTTGCCCCTTACTATTGTGCGATGCTAAGGTGTTTCCCACAAGAAGATTTTTTAGTTTGTTTTGTTTTTTATCTATactctcatttaaaaaaaaataaaatattaaaaaaatttaattgaaatctgATTCCTAAAATGAAATCGAACCGCATACCGTTCTAAATACTGCCCGCAGATTAGCGTCTTTGTCGGCCTGCGATCGTCGCCATTTGTTCTTCAACTTGTCAAAATTAGACAAGATTCCTTGTCCCCTTCCTGGCTCAACTATGACTACAAATCCACAACTGGTCGATGAGAGTTGGGAATGCTAACGCCACTGATCAATCATTTGttcgtattttatttttattaatttagtttcaatttaaatttaaatttaatattttataaatttaaaaataattgcaATACTATTAAATTACTATagattttcattttatttcagtatttaaataaattataccataataaattgcattattaaattcattaaaaaaaaaaaaagaaatgttgaTCAATATGTGTATGTTCTAACATTACCtaattgtaaataaatagttttattaaattaatattacgaattaaataacaaaaaataggcttttataaatataattttttagatttatttatatataaatagaatTTGTTTCATTTAGTGCATGCAAGTTAATTAgggtaaattaattatttttcaattttatattatataataattaataattatgtctttatattttaaaaaatatattaaaatattcatAAATTTTGATGAATAATTAATGCATTTTAATTCTCCaataatttgaaaataataagaaaaattattattattataattattttaatatgttcttcaaatgattcccaTATGATCAATATGGTCAAAATGTAGTACACTAGTGTAAGCTTCCTAGCAAAAATGTTTTtacaaattataaaaataaatattatgttttaataaaatttcaattattcaTATAaacataagaaaatctaattaattgatATCATGATCATTTATATAGGATGTGTTTCAtatgtcctttcttttcttttttatattcTGATCTATCCTAAATGTATGATAAaattcacatataaaataattcatatatttcttttatatatgaTAAATAAGATTTAGGCTCTATGAAAATGTCTTAATCAGGACGTCAATAGCTATTAGCAATTTCAAATTCAGGGTATGTTTAGTATTGCCGTTAAAACTGCTGTTGATAATTagttagaaaatattaaaaaataatttaaaattaaatttaataaattttaatcataaaaatattaaaataaaaaataatttttttaaattacttattTCAATagtatctaaaataatattttttccttCAAAAGTAATTCTGCCTTTACGTTTTTAATGTTAAATAAATACATAGTTTTAAAAgattgtaaaatatttttaatgtatataaaaataatgtcatccttataatatagtagattttaaataattataagagaTAATACATATGTATTGAGCGTATTTAATAATCTCTCTTTTAGTTTTAACTCAGTAATTTGATTCTCAAATCGaagccaaaataataataataataataataataataaagaatttTGGCAATTATTAGCAATTATTATCTCCTCTGCTGTTCACGAGAGGTACCGGAAATGTATATTGATCCGCAAAAGAAAAGTAAACGCAGCCCTGGCATTATTTGTATTCATTGAGAAAATTCGCAGCTGCCTTTTCTTACTTGGGGCCATCGTCTCGTGATGTTGACCTCCTGATTCATTTATAAATACTCACTGTCATCGGACACCCACCAACCAAAACTAAAACCTAGCAAAACCCAAGATATGGAGAGATACACTTGTTCTTCTTCAAGCCAAATTACACCCATTATTATATTAATGTGCGTCTTTGTTGTTATGTCTGCGACCTTGGTGCATGGCCAAGGCACTCGTGTTGGTTTCTATGCTACTACATGTCCTAGAGCTGCATCCATTGTAAGCTCAACTGTTGCCAAGCATTTTCGATCTAACCGTGCAATTGCTCCTGCTTTGCTGAGGATGCATTTCCATGATTGCTTTGTTCGAGGTTGCGACGCTTCTGTCCTTATTGATGGTTCCAATACTGAGAAAACTGCCCCACCAAATCTTGGGTTGAGAGGCTATGAAGTTATTGACGATGCCAAGACTCAGCTTGAAGCTGCATGTCCTGGAATTGTTTCTTGCGCTGATATTCTTGCACTTGCAGCCCGTGACTCAGTTGTTCTGGTGATCATCAAATCTAATTAATCATGATGTTGCAATTCATCAGGACATTCAAACTATAAGTGCTTATTTTAGCAGAGTTATAGGTCAAtgtctatatatatacatatgcttATTGCTAAAGGTAGCTTCTTCAAATTTCATGCAGACTGGTGGACGAAGTTGGCTGGTGCCTACCGGACGTAGAGACGGCCGGGTGTCATTGGCATCTGAAACAACTGATTTGCCTGGCTTCACAGAATCCATTGATTCCCAAAAGCAAAAGTTCTCTGCCAAGGGTCTTAACACACAAGATCTTGTCGTACTTGTTGGTAAGCTTTAACATTATAATATGTCCTTCCTAGATTCTGCTATGGTTATGTACGCGCTTGATCCAGTAATGTAACACTTGTCTTCTTCTATATACAGGAGGACAAACCATAGGAACTACAGCTTGCCAGTTCTTTAGTTACAGATTATACAACTTCAATGGCACTGCAAGTTCTGATCCTTCCATTAATGCTTCGTTCCTTCCTCAACTACAAGCACTGTGTCCACAGAACGGAGATGGGACAAAGCGAGTTCCTTTTGATACAGGTAGTGAAAACAGATTTGATGCATCTTTCTTCGCCAACCTGAGAAATGGGCGAGGAATACTTGAGTCTGATCAGAAATTGTGGACTGATGCTTCGACAAGGGCAATTGTTCAACGTTTCCTGGGTATTACTGGTTTAGCTGCATTCAATGTTGAGTTTGGAAGATCCATGGTTAAGATGAGTAACACTGGAGTGAAGACAGGCACTGACGGTGAAATTAGGAAAATATGTTCTGCAATAAACTCATGATACTGCCAAGAATTTCCCATACCCGAAATCTAATTTCTCATAAAATCgagatataaatatatgaattttattttatatattgcaTCTTAAATTCAAGATGGACTTAGGTCTAAGCCAGAAGAACTTCCCATATGGGAATACATATCTTCTATTGAAAGTGTGAAGTAATCTATCTTTGATCTTGTGAAAGggtaatgatatgatttattacATAGGGATGAATATTGATGTATTCGGTGTAAGCTGATAATGAAATGATATAATGTtttcaaactatatatatattctcttaTATGAATTTTTATGCATGAAGttaattattattcaattattataaaatttcttttaaaaaagacaattcaaattaaaaaaatcattaaatttgattaaatcaTATTAAATTGAACAGAAATCAAATCAAAacagatattaaaattaaaatatcaaatcaaaaccgatattaaaattaaaatatcttttAATTCAATCTCGGACTTTAGAAACTTTAGACAAAAACTAATCCCACCCTatttaatcccaataattgttaaaataaaaataaaaacactaAATCAAATTAAGATTATTTTTGATTATATAgttcattaattattatttaatcaataTGATTTCCTataaataaagaacaaatatatatatatatatatatatatatatatatatatatatatatatatgaatcttaataaaattttagcaaattattatatatacttTCACTCAGAGATTTATGGATCCCACACTTTTAAGTTTAAAGAACAatcatttttttataaattatcggTGCACTAAAACCGGATGCACTCTATAATTCCCCAAATTTCTAATCGGGTTGAAAAAACTTTGGTTTCAAACCTCTTCCACTCATGACGGCGCTGCGACTATGGAAAGGCGAAAGCTATTGGAAATGACGAGTCGGGCCGAGCCGGCTTCAAACGGAGCCCAATATTGGGCCGGTTTCTTTTCAGGTTGGAGCTGGGCCTGAGTGGGACGCTAGACGGCGAGAACGCGGAAAAAAGTCTTTTCAGTCTTTCGCTTTCTCTGGGCCTCTTTAATTCTTTCCCTCTTCATGAGCTCTCGTCGACCATCAATGAAGATAAATCTTTTTGAATAATGATTTTGCTTCCATTTCAACAAGCAGACTgcaaattcttcaaaatctacTTCACATCTGCTCCACCATTATCAACAATCGGATTCTGTAGCCAATGGGTATCGCCCTTTTTCAGCCTTTTCCTCCTCGCATATCCGGTAAGCTGTTCTTGATCTTTAACGTTCTTTCCTTGGTCTAATCTTTGTTTGTACCTTCCTTGCTCTTGTTCAGTTGTTAATTACTGCCTGCAGCCTATAAACTTAATCATATTAAGGTTCAAAATGATGTGCAAATTGCATCCAATTATTTGATTATTGTGAATTctctatttaaattttgaatattaaCAAGAGATTTATTTCTCTTCATTGATGATTTTCTTGATATGCTAAATGGATTTCTAATGTGTTCATGTTTAGAACTCTCCTCCACATACAACCTTCAAGGGTAGCGTTATTAGCAGTGGATAGATATAAACATCTAATTAGTTGGAATTAGCAGTGCAGTAGACAATTATTTGAGAAATTTTTAAATCTTATAATATTGCAAGGATATGATTATAAgaacaaaaattttatttttcatcacttcatgccttttttttttttttgtggagtCATTAAATGTTTTATGGTTGTAATTCATGGTAATTTATTTTAGAGTAAAATAATTTATGGTAGTTTAAGTGCACAAGAATTTCTAATTCATATATAGGTCAAGTTATTTCATCAATCATTTCTTGAAATCTatctataaattattttctttatgccCAGGGCAAGGGGGCTATGATGACATTGTAATATGTGAGATACTTGTCTAAGCATATTCAAGAGGTATTTGAAACAACTTGATAGCCAAATGTTCTGTTTCAACTAGTACATCTTTTCTAAAGTCATACATATTGGAAATAACATTTGTCATAATTGAAAGAATACACAGAATTTTTAATGTATTCATCTCTGAATTAGTTGATGGTGAATTACATTACATGAAAGCACCAAATTGTTGCTGGTGAAATTTATAGTTTgagaaataaaaaatgaagttgttgtcgttgttgttgttgtttaatttattaaaataaaaggcTGCACAAATATTTATGCATGAAAGCCTTGATCTTAGAGATATGAAATAGAAATTGTTGCAAATCGGTGCAATTGTATGTACTTATTTCCATTTTGGAAATGATTTATTGACCTTGCTTTTGCATGATGCATACCAATTTTGTCTCTTTCTTCTTTCCCCTTTACATTTCTTGTGTTTGTTCTGGCTTTTACTATTGTGCTTTTCTCGATTCTCACTTCTCATTTATCACCAATGAAGGCAAGTATGTTGTATATTGCTTATACTTTAATTTCAAGACTCATGTTGCAATTTCTTTTAGATCCATTTCTTGGTTTACAATTTCCAAAGAAGCCTTAGATTTCTTAACTTGAAATCTAGTGCTAAATAATCTCTTTCTTTGAGCCTCTTCACCTTTATCCCCGTTAGGTCAAGAAACTAGCATACCAATCAAATGCACGCATTTTCTCAATGTAATGCGTTTTATCATTTATTTGTACTTTGTATGAGTCATTAAGATGAACGTTACCATGCTTGCGTGTGCTTTTCAAGATTCTTGTTCCTCTTTCAAACAGCTAATGAAGCTTCCTTCACGTAACGCATGTAATTTTTTTGGCTGTTTCTCTTTTCTCTAGTACATTTGTTGTCTTTGTTTTTGCCTTTTGCCATTGCTTTCCTCTCTCTTTGCTCACCTTctatcttttctcttctcattcttCATCAATGGAGGCAATGCTATTGAATGTTGTTTGTGCTTCTGTTTCAAGCCCCAAGTCTACATGTTCCTTCAAACCCTCTTTAAATTTGCTTCACAACCACCAGAAGAACCTTAGATTTCTTTATTTGAAATCTAAAGCTAATGGCTATTCCCATCTTCAAGCCTCATCATCTTTTCCCATTAGGTAATCAACAGGCATACACTCTCTCATATAtgcatattttatttgttttctctTATGTATAATTGAGCGTAATTATTTTTCATGTAAAACCATATAGACATCTTCAACTGTAGACCATTAGAAGTTAGCACCCTTTTTTTTTTGGAgtataaaaagaaaaagacaCCTGACATATGAGGTCAATTACAATTTTGAAGCAATATTATTATAGAAATTTCCAATTtgaatatggatgatttaataatTTGACTATGAATCCTAGGAAATTTTCTTTTAATGATTTCCCACAACTTTTTTTGTTTGGTAAAGTTGAATTGAGGCTACTATCACTGATATAGTAAGATTTAATTTGGAAGGTTTAGCATCATGTAAAAAATTTTTGGAACATCTTGTTGTAAGATTTTATTCAACAATTagagaaaattaagaaaacaaaTTTGTGCTAGTAgatattttaaattgtttaaggtttgaattttaaaattttaaatgataagGCTTAAATTGTAATAAACATATACTctagatttttttaaaattaagccTTTTGTTTATTTTACATGCTCTtgtgatatttttatttaaatctcCTATTTCCAGTTTTGCAAAATTCTTGTCATAATTTAATGACAATTAATGATaaccaaaaaagaaaaattttaaacattttcaaTGGAAAGATTTATAACTAAAAGAAAGGGCAATGATATTTGTGTGTGATCTAGAATTTGAGcaacattttctttttttttttttttttaaattttgacaaaGGAGTTTTCAATCAAAATCTTCCTTGTTATGGGTCATTGACCAAAAGGTATCTAATTGAGGTAACCACATCACAGTGGCCTATCGTTGAAGGCATTCATTCAATTTCATCTATTTGTCATTTGTGTTATTAATATGTTCCactaaaactagttaagatttgaAGTTTGATAAAAATTAGTGAAAAGTTGATGCTTCCCTTCTTGATGAAAAATATACCTCAATATATTGGTTTTGCACAACATAAAAGTTAAATGAAGTCAACTAAGATACATTTCCCAAAAAATGATGTTAGCTTCATTGGCATTTGACCAAATTTTGGATATATAGGTAGAGTGGGGCAATTTACAAGCTAATTGGAAGTCGAGCTATATGTGATTAAAATCTTGTGTATGTTTTTGTAGAAGGGTAATAAGGGTGGCTAAGCACTAAAGTTTTCTACAATCATCTTCTAAAATAAATGCCTGTGTCTTTAAACAGCAAGTTTTTTACTTTCATTTGCTTTAAAGTTAGGTTTTAACGGAGTGTCTTTGAGTATCATTCAGCTTGATTAGAGGACATTATTTTAAAGTTTCTGGGTTTTTCCATTTGTCTCTTGCTGTTTTCTATGTTCAGCAGAAATTTTTCGTCCAGACTTTATTCCTTCCTTCGGTAAATTTACTTTTGCTATTTGGGAAAAAGAAAATTCATTACCACTTGCACCTTGGTTTGCTATTTAAAGAAATTGGTGGTAATTGTCTTCAGTAAATGATTGCAACCTTTAGTTATTTTGATTGCCTACAACATATAAATACGACATATAAAAGTTGAAAGCTTATTGGTTTGATTAGCCTTGCTTGGTAATATGTGACTAGCTTTAAATTAGGCATGCATACCATTGGGCATCAGACTATCAGAGAGGTTTATGCTCAGATGTCCATCCTTTTTTGGCCATTTTCTAACATTTCGCTTATTTTTCATGTAGATATTCAAAGGGTCAGGTGGATGAAAGCCAGAGCTTGAGCCTAGAAAATATAAGGCATTCTTTAATTCAACAAGAGGATAGCATAATATTTAGCCTTTTGTTGAGGGCTCAGTATGATTATAATGCAGACACATATGACCCTGATGCATTCCCCATGAAAGGTTTTCGGGTGTCAATGGTTGAGTATATTGTTAGAGAAACTGAAAAGCTCCACGCTCAGGTGACTAATTTTGGGGAAAATGCTGAGTAGACTACTATAATTATGAATTTTAAGCATCATCTGATCTATCTATTTATTCAAATTAGATGGGCCGCTACAAAAGTCTAGATGAGCATCCATACTTCCCGGAACACTTACCAAAATCAATGTTCCCATGCTTGCAGCACCCGCAGGTGAGGATATTATACAGCAACCCTAACTAAACAGTTTTGACAAACAATTAAACTTGATTTAATCTGATTATAAAAGTTTTACAACTGCAAGTTAATAAATTCCTGTGTGTATACTTGATCTTGGGATTACTTGAATCTCTTGAGAGAAAGTTGTTCATGTGCAAATTTTCAACTGAATTCAATTTAAGTTTAAACCTATTTGGGTGATATCTACATTAGCCAacttcaatttaatatttttctatcAATTGCTGCTATTTAATGCTAGTTCCACATAATTTTTGGGATCAAATTGATACCCACTGATTACCTCCTTGCAACTTTCTTTTAAAAGATTAAGGAGTTTTACTTTAGATCTAGTGGGACTTGTCCATGCCTTCTATTCCATTCAATTAAATATGCTGATTGCAATCCTCTGAAATCATTTGAATCGATATTGACACTTTGACAGAAGAAAAGATTGCAACAATGATTATAATCTCTTTTATCTGATTGGCATCTCTACTAATGTGAAATTAGATCCTCCATCCCTGTGCTGGTTCAATCAATATCAACAAGAAGATCTGGGATGGGTATTTTAGAAATCTTCTTCCCAGATTGGTCAAAGCTGGAGATGATGGTAATTGTGGATCTGCTGCTGTTTGTGACACAATGTGCTTGCAGGTTACCATTGAACTGATCCTTTAgctttaaatgattttttttgtGAGATTGCCAAGTATCATTCTAATGCCTATGTAAATACTAGCTATGTAACTTCTGTATTTTCAATGAGTTTGTTTAATGTGCTTGTTGCTGTCCTGGATGTAATAAGCAAACCCTTGCAAATGCTCAAAAGAACCATTCCAGGGCTTCCATGATATTTTCTTTTGGGAGAtttgatattttatttataaacagAAAACAAGTTTTGGGTTCACTTGTcgccatttttattattttttaataaaacaaaaaatcCATTAAAGGCCAAGTCGTGCCTCTGAAATCTGGCATGGCATGGTATATGAACCATAATAAAGTGTGAGTATGTGTTGCTAAACTTACTTCTTGAGCTCAGTAACAAGCAAGTGTTTATGCTACTGCTTTGGTGCTACTGGGTTAATTGCCAACAATCTAAATAATGAGGATCAAGATACTTCTTTATTGCTGTGGTTTTCTGCAAGGCATGTCAGTACCTATATTTGTTTCTCCTCTTTGATTCCTAACGCAGGCAATGTCAAGGAGAATCCACTATGGAAAATTTGTGGCTGAGGCTAAATTCCTAGAATCCCCTGCTGAATATGAGGCTGCTATTACAAAGCAAGTAGGTTGCTCTTCTAGTAGTTTCCTAGTTCAACATTTTTTGTTCTGGGCTATATAATTCTCTGATTTGATGATAAAACTTCTCACATTATCATCCTTGGGTTGTGGTTCTTGTAGGATAGCAGAAAACTCATGGAGATGCTGACATATGAATCTGTGGAAGCAGCAGTCAAGAAGAGAGTAGAAATGAAAGCAAAAACATTCGGCCAAGACATAATAATTAACCCACAGGAAGAAGAAGCTGAGCCCATATATAAAGTGAAGCCAAGTTTGCTTGTCAATCTGTATGGCGACTGGATCATGCCCCTAACGAAGGAAGTTGAAGTTGAGTACTTGTTGAGGAGGCTTGATTAATGTGGAGTAATGCATTATGTTTCTTTCATGCTTTTAAGGAACTTAGTTTGAAGAGTTCATTGGAACATTTCAATCATGTTATGGACCTTGCACATTATCAATATTATTCATCATTTTCCTAACCTCTTTTCTCTTAGTAATTGCTCTGAAAATGAAGCTGTTTCTGTAATACAAGATGTGGCTGCAATGTGCATATCATTTAGGCATTTGGTGGGGTATTAAAATGCTAATTTCCAAGAACAAGGTTGTCATTGCCAACTTTTGAGCTGGAAAATTCCTGATCTTTATTCTTTAGCCCCACCATGTTTGATTGCATCTTTGATTAGCAGGTATGCGTCATGCGTACACATCAAGCATTTGGCCAATATTCGAAGACTTTTATCATACTTTTTCTATCTTTCCATTTCATTTCTCGCAATGTGTAGGCTGTAGCTTTCATAGTTTTCCAACCTTTTTAAATGCATATCGATCCTATTGAATTATTGGGTTATTGGTGTATCTAATATAAGCTTGACCTCATATGAGAATGAGTTAAATAAcagttatattaatatttatatcgagatttgtgtaaaaattaattaaagtatataaGGTACAGAGAGTTCAAACTCATATGATAATGAGATTATCAactgttaaattaaatatttacatataaatttatatactttatatgcactttaattaattttacacaCATTTTGATACAAATATTAATATACTGATTGTTTAGGTTGTTCTCATACGAGTTCAAGCCTATATTAAATGTACCTAAGTGTATATTCCCTCCGTTCATAAATAATAGtcacattaattttttattttatttaaaattatttatcacaTTTAGAAGATTCtgaaaaattaactttattttttcaattttacgcATCATTtctataaaatacaataaatatttatataattttttaaaattaatattatcacATTCTTCTTAATTAAATCAACTATTTGCCACATTCATATTTATTTCTTCAGATTTCCAAAAAATATAGTTAAggaaattactttttttttataaaaataaaattattcaattatttttttaattactatAAAACCTTTAaatgtaattattatttataaataaaaaaatataataaatatataaatttatatataaatatttaatctaataattataAAACCCATTCTCACATCAACAAGAGATCCTCATTTCATTGCTGTAATCTTTTTTCAATATCTAACTTATTAATTAACTTTTGACTTTATttcttaaaaacctttatttattattatttttttctgatattatttctttattttttttcctttttctttttaaaacattatatttaatgattttttaatatatttaaaattatttttaataattaacttttttatattttctattatcaacttgcatttttttcaataaatataataaaaataaaacattatattatatttaaatataataaaataataaatatatagtaGTTTATTATTATTCAACGTAAAATATTATTAATGACCACTAGTGAGGGGGCCCCCAAAAATTATGAGATAGTGATTGCTTAACCATAGTGATTGCTTAACCATAATGATGAAGGTGACGCTCGCCTAGGCCTTGTTTGGGAAGGACAGTGCTTTTTATTAGACctattgattaaaaaaataaataaaaataaaaatttattaaattttttaaaattttaaaaatttattgtaattttatctaatttttttatataCTCTTCTACATTATTTCTAATTGATCTAACTTATTAATTCTATCTAttataataaatcaaaatttttagtcGTTTGATAATTCAAATTTTAGTATCTAAGTCATATCAATTTATCAgcgaaaaaatataaataaattattatttaatttaatttaatttataaataaaaaaatattaaaaataaattataaataaaataatttatttttttaaattatattttaattaaataaaaaattatattattttaataaatttaaaaaaattaatattatcttCATTTTAACAATTACAACactcaattatatatttttttattattttataaattaaattatttttatatgcattttaacaaaataattaaattatttaaaattaattttaaataattttaatagataattaattatttatttttaaatagatttataatttaaaaattaaattttaaataaaaaaaagtagTTAAACACTCTCTGAAAATTTCTGCTATATTACAAAAACACCCTCCAAGAATTCTTGAAATTCCGTTGCTGGGGAAGCGTGAGCTGACTGTTTGGGTGCAACAGCTACACGTTTGTCTCCACACTCTCTTTATGAGGGCCAGCTTTGAGTGAGCCACCACTGCATTGCTTTCTGCTGCACTCGCTCAAGGGTGAGCGACTGATGAGTGAGTAGCGGAGAGGAATACACTAGAGTTGAGAGGAAAAGAGAGGGAATGGAGAAGGCACTAACTAGAGTGAGCAGCTTAAAAGTTGGGAGCTCTTGGATCTCAAAGAAAGCCAAGGAAGAGCTCTCTAACATTTCTGAAGACATCACTGTAAGTATATTTTCCTGTACCTTGAGTTTTGTTTATCTTATTTTTGCGTTATGTATGTCTGGTTATTCTTGTCATATTTTGTGGTCATATTTTGGGTAATGTGGGTTGATTTAACTATACCCACCTCATTATTTTCAGATAATCCTGTTTGGATCTATGTGTTTTCCTAGAAAATGAATAAATTAGGATGTGGGTTTTTGAAATGAGTTGAGTTAAATTGAGGAATTTGAACTGCAAAAAATGTGTGAAGTGAAACCACATAATTGGTTTTCTTTTTGGCTTATTTTATGACTAATTTAATCTCAGGGTTTGAAGATTTTACTCAATATCCTATTTCCATGTTCCATGTTCCATTTTCGTTTTGCATTATTGATATTGAATTTGATTCAACACTTTTGAAATGTTAGTTGCTGGGAGAAAAGGGGAGGAGAGGGGAGGAATGGACATTATTAATAATCAGctgggataattttttgtgagttGAATGCTACAAACCCAATTGAGTTTTCTTTTCTGACAAATCATTGAAGTTGAAATTACCAACTAGGAAGGAGATCTAGAATTTAGTTTATGAGTAGTTGTCAAATAAAAGAAATTCTTTCTGTATGTGTTTGTTTTCCTTACTTCATTGAGAAATTCATTTCAGGTAAGTTCTACTGCTTTCTAAAAGCTTTCTTGTAATTGCAGACTTTCTCGAATACAGTTGAAGAGAAAGCAAAATGGATTTTCAACAAGCTGAAAGGTAAGAACATTTGTTATTTATGTATGACCCAATTAAGGCAACTAGCAAACTCAAGGCATTGAGTAATTGGTTATCCAACATAAGTCTTTTTATGCACTATTACTGTTATTTGTTAAGTAAACCACCTTTTTGTAGCTTGCCATCATGTAAATCTCTCTTCAATGTTTTTGAGATTTAGAAGGTATTTGGCTTAACTTATGAAAATCAACTTATAAGTATCTAATGCTTATAAGCTAATTTGTACTTATAAGTAACTAATAAGCAGTTAATATGTTTGTTAAAAAATAGTTTATAagcacatttattattaaaatgacaaaaaaggatattaaatgagatttatgataaaattttaaaaattaaataaagataatatagtaaaatatttgGTCAAACTAGTT carries:
- the LOC110643170 gene encoding cationic peroxidase 2, translating into MERYTCSSSSQITPIIILMCVFVVMSATLVHGQGTRVGFYATTCPRAASIVSSTVAKHFRSNRAIAPALLRMHFHDCFVRGCDASVLIDGSNTEKTAPPNLGLRGYEVIDDAKTQLEAACPGIVSCADILALAARDSVVLTGGRSWLVPTGRRDGRVSLASETTDLPGFTESIDSQKQKFSAKGLNTQDLVVLVGGQTIGTTACQFFSYRLYNFNGTASSDPSINASFLPQLQALCPQNGDGTKRVPFDTGSENRFDASFFANLRNGRGILESDQKLWTDASTRAIVQRFLGITGLAAFNVEFGRSMVKMSNTGVKTGTDGEIRKICSAINS
- the LOC110643354 gene encoding chorismate mutase 3, chloroplastic — encoded protein: FCFHFNKQTANSSKSTSHLLHHYQQSDSVANGYRPFSAFSSSHIRYSKGQVDESQSLSLENIRHSLIQQEDSIIFSLLLRAQYDYNADTYDPDAFPMKGFRVSMVEYIVRETEKLHAQMGRYKSLDEHPYFPEHLPKSMFPCLQHPQILHPCAGSININKKIWDGYFRNLLPRLVKAGDDGNCGSAAVCDTMCLQAMSRRIHYGKFVAEAKFLESPAEYEAAITKQDSRKLMEMLTYESVEAAVKKRVEMKAKTFGQDIIINPQEEEAEPIYKVKPSLLVNLYGDWIMPLTKEVEVEYLLRRLD